One region of Drosophila kikkawai strain 14028-0561.14 chromosome 2R, DkikHiC1v2, whole genome shotgun sequence genomic DNA includes:
- the MESK2 gene encoding protein NDRG3 isoform X2 — protein sequence MPQSEGGYVSLPAVNGNGSAIYQSTTEPTAPPSVFESMKRALGQAIKSSPNDSEELLRTERQPVIVGVGASTMPVDPMDDIELRSVQLQFPNARGSILEACEQRRVPTDKGDVHVAIQGDTAKPAIVTYHDLGLNYATSFAGFFNFPVMRGLLENFCVYHVTAPGQEEGAPTLPEDYVYPTMDDLAAQLLFVLSHFGLKSVIGFGVGAGANILARFAHAHPDKVGALCLINCVSTQSGWIEWGYQSFNARFLRTKGMTQGVIDYLMWHHFGRNPEERNHDLVQMYKQHFERGVNPTNLAMLINAYIHRNDLHLARTPPGTPGTETAATTLKMPVINITGSLSPHVEDTVTFNGRLDPTNSSWMKISDCALVLEEQPAKLAEAFRLFLQGEGYATPLSTPASSPCGTKYHTYSSIFFANFREQQQQAMEERERERERDRQRQLSLRVGNRLRETAINCTNTGGHQQGDNNNADEHSGDEEEDMDLENGNGNGHAAGSGNGNRAYVTTDTSGTLYYGAQSNKIRITENPLPEPVSS from the exons ATGCCACAGTCCGAGGGCGGCTATGTATCGCTGCCGGCCgtcaatggcaatggcagtgCCATCTATCAGTCTACCACAGAGCCCACGGCCCCGCCTTCGGTCTTTGAGAGCATGAAGCGGGCGCTTGGCCAGGCCATCAAGTCCTCGCCAAATGACAGCGAGGAGCTGCTCCGCACGGAGCGCCAGCCGGTCATCGTTGGCGTTGGCGCCAG CACTATGCCCGTTGATCCCATGGATGACATCGAACTGCGCTCTGTGCAGCTGCAATTCCCCAATGCCCGCGGCTCCATTCTGGAGGCCTGCGAACAGCGACGTGTGCCCACAGACAAGGGCGATGTCCATGTGGCCATACAGGGCGATACGGCCAAGCCGGCCATTGTTACCTACCACGATTTGGGCCTCAACT ATGCCACCAGCTTTGCTGGCTTCTTCAACTTTCCAGTGATGCGAGGCTTGCTGGAGAACTTTTGTGTTTACCATGTGACAGCTCCTGGGCAGGAAGAGGGTGCTCCCACTTTGCCAGAGGA CTACGTATATCCTACCATGGATGATCTGGCCGCCCAGCTGCTTTTCGTGCTCTCACACTTTGGCTTGAAGTCGGTGATTGGCTTTGGTGTGGGCGCTGGCGCCAATATTCTGGCACGTTTCGCCCATGCCCATCCGGACAAGGTGGGCGCTCTGTGCCTGATCAACTGCGTGTCCACGCAGTCGGGCTGGATCGAGTGGGGTTATCAGAGCTTCAATGCCCGCTTCTTGCGCACCAAGGGCATGACACAGGGCGTTATCGATTACCTAATGTGGCATCACTTTGGCCGCAATCCGGAGGAGCGTAATCATGACTTGGTGCAGATGTACAAGCAGCACTTTGAGCGAGGCGTTAATCCGACCAACCTGGCCATGCTTATCAATGCGTACATTCATCGCAATGACCTCCATTTGGCGCGCACTCCACCGGGCACTCCGGGCACCGAGACGGCGGCCACCACACTGAAGATGCCGGTGATTAATATCACGGGTTCGCTGTCACCGCATGTGGAGGATACAGTGACCTTCAATGGCCGCCTGGATCCCACAAACTCATCGTGGATGAAG ATTTCCGATTGCGCTTTGGTGCTGGAGGAGCAGCCGGCCAAGCTGGCCGAAGCCTTCCGGCTCTTCTTGCAGGGCGAGGGCTACG CAACGCCGCTGTCAACGCCAGCGAGTTCGCCCTGCGGCACCAAATACCACACGTACTCCTCGATCTTCTTCGCCAACTtccgggagcagcagcaacaggcgaTGGAGGAGCGCGAACGGGAACGGGAGCGGGATCGTCAGCGGCAGTTGAGCCTACGGGTGGGCAATCGCCTAAGGGAGACGGCCATTAATTGCACCAACACGGGTGGCCATCAGCAGGGGGACAATAACAATGCGGACGAGCATAGcggcgacgaggaggaggatatGGATCTGGAGaacggaaatggaaatggacaTGCCGCCGGAAGCGGAAATGGCAACCGTGCCTACGTGACCACGGACACATCTGGCACGCTCTACTATGGCGCCCAGAGCAACAAGATACGCATCACCGAGAATCCACTGCCCGAGCCGGTCAGCTCTTAG
- the MESK2 gene encoding protein NDRG3 isoform X3, whose protein sequence is MPSAPTHTAEEAHLLGTMPVDPMDDIELRSVQLQFPNARGSILEACEQRRVPTDKGDVHVAIQGDTAKPAIVTYHDLGLNYATSFAGFFNFPVMRGLLENFCVYHVTAPGQEEGAPTLPEDYVYPTMDDLAAQLLFVLSHFGLKSVIGFGVGAGANILARFAHAHPDKVGALCLINCVSTQSGWIEWGYQSFNARFLRTKGMTQGVIDYLMWHHFGRNPEERNHDLVQMYKQHFERGVNPTNLAMLINAYIHRNDLHLARTPPGTPGTETAATTLKMPVINITGSLSPHVEDTVTFNGRLDPTNSSWMKISDCALVLEEQPAKLAEAFRLFLQGEGYATPLSTPASSPCGTKYHTYSSIFFANFREQQQQAMEERERERERDRQRQLSLRVGNRLRETAINCTNTGGHQQGDNNNADEHSGDEEEDMDLENGNGNGHAAGSGNGNRAYVTTDTSGTLYYGAQSNKIRITENPLPEPVSS, encoded by the exons ATGCCGTCAGCACCAACACACACTGCCGAGGAGGCACACCTGCTGGG CACTATGCCCGTTGATCCCATGGATGACATCGAACTGCGCTCTGTGCAGCTGCAATTCCCCAATGCCCGCGGCTCCATTCTGGAGGCCTGCGAACAGCGACGTGTGCCCACAGACAAGGGCGATGTCCATGTGGCCATACAGGGCGATACGGCCAAGCCGGCCATTGTTACCTACCACGATTTGGGCCTCAACT ATGCCACCAGCTTTGCTGGCTTCTTCAACTTTCCAGTGATGCGAGGCTTGCTGGAGAACTTTTGTGTTTACCATGTGACAGCTCCTGGGCAGGAAGAGGGTGCTCCCACTTTGCCAGAGGA CTACGTATATCCTACCATGGATGATCTGGCCGCCCAGCTGCTTTTCGTGCTCTCACACTTTGGCTTGAAGTCGGTGATTGGCTTTGGTGTGGGCGCTGGCGCCAATATTCTGGCACGTTTCGCCCATGCCCATCCGGACAAGGTGGGCGCTCTGTGCCTGATCAACTGCGTGTCCACGCAGTCGGGCTGGATCGAGTGGGGTTATCAGAGCTTCAATGCCCGCTTCTTGCGCACCAAGGGCATGACACAGGGCGTTATCGATTACCTAATGTGGCATCACTTTGGCCGCAATCCGGAGGAGCGTAATCATGACTTGGTGCAGATGTACAAGCAGCACTTTGAGCGAGGCGTTAATCCGACCAACCTGGCCATGCTTATCAATGCGTACATTCATCGCAATGACCTCCATTTGGCGCGCACTCCACCGGGCACTCCGGGCACCGAGACGGCGGCCACCACACTGAAGATGCCGGTGATTAATATCACGGGTTCGCTGTCACCGCATGTGGAGGATACAGTGACCTTCAATGGCCGCCTGGATCCCACAAACTCATCGTGGATGAAG ATTTCCGATTGCGCTTTGGTGCTGGAGGAGCAGCCGGCCAAGCTGGCCGAAGCCTTCCGGCTCTTCTTGCAGGGCGAGGGCTACG CAACGCCGCTGTCAACGCCAGCGAGTTCGCCCTGCGGCACCAAATACCACACGTACTCCTCGATCTTCTTCGCCAACTtccgggagcagcagcaacaggcgaTGGAGGAGCGCGAACGGGAACGGGAGCGGGATCGTCAGCGGCAGTTGAGCCTACGGGTGGGCAATCGCCTAAGGGAGACGGCCATTAATTGCACCAACACGGGTGGCCATCAGCAGGGGGACAATAACAATGCGGACGAGCATAGcggcgacgaggaggaggatatGGATCTGGAGaacggaaatggaaatggacaTGCCGCCGGAAGCGGAAATGGCAACCGTGCCTACGTGACCACGGACACATCTGGCACGCTCTACTATGGCGCCCAGAGCAACAAGATACGCATCACCGAGAATCCACTGCCCGAGCCGGTCAGCTCTTAG
- the MESK2 gene encoding protein NDRG3 isoform X1 has translation MPQSEGGYVSLPAVNGNGSAIYQSTTEPTAPPSVFESMKRALGQAIKSSPNDSEELLRTERQPVIVGVGARDRDKSGKTLTTKMPSAPTHTAEEAHLLGTMPVDPMDDIELRSVQLQFPNARGSILEACEQRRVPTDKGDVHVAIQGDTAKPAIVTYHDLGLNYATSFAGFFNFPVMRGLLENFCVYHVTAPGQEEGAPTLPEDYVYPTMDDLAAQLLFVLSHFGLKSVIGFGVGAGANILARFAHAHPDKVGALCLINCVSTQSGWIEWGYQSFNARFLRTKGMTQGVIDYLMWHHFGRNPEERNHDLVQMYKQHFERGVNPTNLAMLINAYIHRNDLHLARTPPGTPGTETAATTLKMPVINITGSLSPHVEDTVTFNGRLDPTNSSWMKISDCALVLEEQPAKLAEAFRLFLQGEGYATPLSTPASSPCGTKYHTYSSIFFANFREQQQQAMEERERERERDRQRQLSLRVGNRLRETAINCTNTGGHQQGDNNNADEHSGDEEEDMDLENGNGNGHAAGSGNGNRAYVTTDTSGTLYYGAQSNKIRITENPLPEPVSS, from the exons ATGCCACAGTCCGAGGGCGGCTATGTATCGCTGCCGGCCgtcaatggcaatggcagtgCCATCTATCAGTCTACCACAGAGCCCACGGCCCCGCCTTCGGTCTTTGAGAGCATGAAGCGGGCGCTTGGCCAGGCCATCAAGTCCTCGCCAAATGACAGCGAGGAGCTGCTCCGCACGGAGCGCCAGCCGGTCATCGTTGGCGTTGGCGCCAG AGACCGCGACAAATCCGGTAAGACACTGACCACCAAGATGCCGTCAGCACCAACACACACTGCCGAGGAGGCACACCTGCTGGG CACTATGCCCGTTGATCCCATGGATGACATCGAACTGCGCTCTGTGCAGCTGCAATTCCCCAATGCCCGCGGCTCCATTCTGGAGGCCTGCGAACAGCGACGTGTGCCCACAGACAAGGGCGATGTCCATGTGGCCATACAGGGCGATACGGCCAAGCCGGCCATTGTTACCTACCACGATTTGGGCCTCAACT ATGCCACCAGCTTTGCTGGCTTCTTCAACTTTCCAGTGATGCGAGGCTTGCTGGAGAACTTTTGTGTTTACCATGTGACAGCTCCTGGGCAGGAAGAGGGTGCTCCCACTTTGCCAGAGGA CTACGTATATCCTACCATGGATGATCTGGCCGCCCAGCTGCTTTTCGTGCTCTCACACTTTGGCTTGAAGTCGGTGATTGGCTTTGGTGTGGGCGCTGGCGCCAATATTCTGGCACGTTTCGCCCATGCCCATCCGGACAAGGTGGGCGCTCTGTGCCTGATCAACTGCGTGTCCACGCAGTCGGGCTGGATCGAGTGGGGTTATCAGAGCTTCAATGCCCGCTTCTTGCGCACCAAGGGCATGACACAGGGCGTTATCGATTACCTAATGTGGCATCACTTTGGCCGCAATCCGGAGGAGCGTAATCATGACTTGGTGCAGATGTACAAGCAGCACTTTGAGCGAGGCGTTAATCCGACCAACCTGGCCATGCTTATCAATGCGTACATTCATCGCAATGACCTCCATTTGGCGCGCACTCCACCGGGCACTCCGGGCACCGAGACGGCGGCCACCACACTGAAGATGCCGGTGATTAATATCACGGGTTCGCTGTCACCGCATGTGGAGGATACAGTGACCTTCAATGGCCGCCTGGATCCCACAAACTCATCGTGGATGAAG ATTTCCGATTGCGCTTTGGTGCTGGAGGAGCAGCCGGCCAAGCTGGCCGAAGCCTTCCGGCTCTTCTTGCAGGGCGAGGGCTACG CAACGCCGCTGTCAACGCCAGCGAGTTCGCCCTGCGGCACCAAATACCACACGTACTCCTCGATCTTCTTCGCCAACTtccgggagcagcagcaacaggcgaTGGAGGAGCGCGAACGGGAACGGGAGCGGGATCGTCAGCGGCAGTTGAGCCTACGGGTGGGCAATCGCCTAAGGGAGACGGCCATTAATTGCACCAACACGGGTGGCCATCAGCAGGGGGACAATAACAATGCGGACGAGCATAGcggcgacgaggaggaggatatGGATCTGGAGaacggaaatggaaatggacaTGCCGCCGGAAGCGGAAATGGCAACCGTGCCTACGTGACCACGGACACATCTGGCACGCTCTACTATGGCGCCCAGAGCAACAAGATACGCATCACCGAGAATCCACTGCCCGAGCCGGTCAGCTCTTAG
- the MESK2 gene encoding protein NDRG3 isoform X4, giving the protein MPVDPMDDIELRSVQLQFPNARGSILEACEQRRVPTDKGDVHVAIQGDTAKPAIVTYHDLGLNYATSFAGFFNFPVMRGLLENFCVYHVTAPGQEEGAPTLPEDYVYPTMDDLAAQLLFVLSHFGLKSVIGFGVGAGANILARFAHAHPDKVGALCLINCVSTQSGWIEWGYQSFNARFLRTKGMTQGVIDYLMWHHFGRNPEERNHDLVQMYKQHFERGVNPTNLAMLINAYIHRNDLHLARTPPGTPGTETAATTLKMPVINITGSLSPHVEDTVTFNGRLDPTNSSWMKISDCALVLEEQPAKLAEAFRLFLQGEGYATPLSTPASSPCGTKYHTYSSIFFANFREQQQQAMEERERERERDRQRQLSLRVGNRLRETAINCTNTGGHQQGDNNNADEHSGDEEEDMDLENGNGNGHAAGSGNGNRAYVTTDTSGTLYYGAQSNKIRITENPLPEPVSS; this is encoded by the exons ATGCCCGTTGATCCCATGGATGACATCGAACTGCGCTCTGTGCAGCTGCAATTCCCCAATGCCCGCGGCTCCATTCTGGAGGCCTGCGAACAGCGACGTGTGCCCACAGACAAGGGCGATGTCCATGTGGCCATACAGGGCGATACGGCCAAGCCGGCCATTGTTACCTACCACGATTTGGGCCTCAACT ATGCCACCAGCTTTGCTGGCTTCTTCAACTTTCCAGTGATGCGAGGCTTGCTGGAGAACTTTTGTGTTTACCATGTGACAGCTCCTGGGCAGGAAGAGGGTGCTCCCACTTTGCCAGAGGA CTACGTATATCCTACCATGGATGATCTGGCCGCCCAGCTGCTTTTCGTGCTCTCACACTTTGGCTTGAAGTCGGTGATTGGCTTTGGTGTGGGCGCTGGCGCCAATATTCTGGCACGTTTCGCCCATGCCCATCCGGACAAGGTGGGCGCTCTGTGCCTGATCAACTGCGTGTCCACGCAGTCGGGCTGGATCGAGTGGGGTTATCAGAGCTTCAATGCCCGCTTCTTGCGCACCAAGGGCATGACACAGGGCGTTATCGATTACCTAATGTGGCATCACTTTGGCCGCAATCCGGAGGAGCGTAATCATGACTTGGTGCAGATGTACAAGCAGCACTTTGAGCGAGGCGTTAATCCGACCAACCTGGCCATGCTTATCAATGCGTACATTCATCGCAATGACCTCCATTTGGCGCGCACTCCACCGGGCACTCCGGGCACCGAGACGGCGGCCACCACACTGAAGATGCCGGTGATTAATATCACGGGTTCGCTGTCACCGCATGTGGAGGATACAGTGACCTTCAATGGCCGCCTGGATCCCACAAACTCATCGTGGATGAAG ATTTCCGATTGCGCTTTGGTGCTGGAGGAGCAGCCGGCCAAGCTGGCCGAAGCCTTCCGGCTCTTCTTGCAGGGCGAGGGCTACG CAACGCCGCTGTCAACGCCAGCGAGTTCGCCCTGCGGCACCAAATACCACACGTACTCCTCGATCTTCTTCGCCAACTtccgggagcagcagcaacaggcgaTGGAGGAGCGCGAACGGGAACGGGAGCGGGATCGTCAGCGGCAGTTGAGCCTACGGGTGGGCAATCGCCTAAGGGAGACGGCCATTAATTGCACCAACACGGGTGGCCATCAGCAGGGGGACAATAACAATGCGGACGAGCATAGcggcgacgaggaggaggatatGGATCTGGAGaacggaaatggaaatggacaTGCCGCCGGAAGCGGAAATGGCAACCGTGCCTACGTGACCACGGACACATCTGGCACGCTCTACTATGGCGCCCAGAGCAACAAGATACGCATCACCGAGAATCCACTGCCCGAGCCGGTCAGCTCTTAG
- the MESK2 gene encoding protein NDRG3 isoform X5 has translation MPQSEGGYVSLPAVNGNGSAIYQSTTEPTAPPSVFESMKRALGQAIKSSPNDSEELLRTERQPVIVGVGARDRDKSGKTLTTKMPSAPTHTAEEAHLLGTMPVDPMDDIELRSVQLQFPNARGSILEACEQRRVPTDKGDVHVAIQGDTAKPAIVTYHDLGLNYATSFAGFFNFPVMRGLLENFCVYHVTAPGQEEGAPTLPEDYVYPTMDDLAAQLLFVLSHFGLKSVIGFGVGAGANILARFAHAHPDKVGALCLINCVSTQSGWIEWGYQSFNARFLRTKGMTQGVIDYLMWHHFGRNPEERNHDLVQMYKQHFERGVNPTNLAMLINAYIHRNDLHLARTPPGTPGTETAATTLKMPVINITGSLSPHVEDTVTFNGRLDPTNSSWMKISDCALVLEEQPAKLAEAFRLFLQGEGYAVGTLQKLARKISTASRSSSTQIELSVQ, from the exons ATGCCACAGTCCGAGGGCGGCTATGTATCGCTGCCGGCCgtcaatggcaatggcagtgCCATCTATCAGTCTACCACAGAGCCCACGGCCCCGCCTTCGGTCTTTGAGAGCATGAAGCGGGCGCTTGGCCAGGCCATCAAGTCCTCGCCAAATGACAGCGAGGAGCTGCTCCGCACGGAGCGCCAGCCGGTCATCGTTGGCGTTGGCGCCAG AGACCGCGACAAATCCGGTAAGACACTGACCACCAAGATGCCGTCAGCACCAACACACACTGCCGAGGAGGCACACCTGCTGGG CACTATGCCCGTTGATCCCATGGATGACATCGAACTGCGCTCTGTGCAGCTGCAATTCCCCAATGCCCGCGGCTCCATTCTGGAGGCCTGCGAACAGCGACGTGTGCCCACAGACAAGGGCGATGTCCATGTGGCCATACAGGGCGATACGGCCAAGCCGGCCATTGTTACCTACCACGATTTGGGCCTCAACT ATGCCACCAGCTTTGCTGGCTTCTTCAACTTTCCAGTGATGCGAGGCTTGCTGGAGAACTTTTGTGTTTACCATGTGACAGCTCCTGGGCAGGAAGAGGGTGCTCCCACTTTGCCAGAGGA CTACGTATATCCTACCATGGATGATCTGGCCGCCCAGCTGCTTTTCGTGCTCTCACACTTTGGCTTGAAGTCGGTGATTGGCTTTGGTGTGGGCGCTGGCGCCAATATTCTGGCACGTTTCGCCCATGCCCATCCGGACAAGGTGGGCGCTCTGTGCCTGATCAACTGCGTGTCCACGCAGTCGGGCTGGATCGAGTGGGGTTATCAGAGCTTCAATGCCCGCTTCTTGCGCACCAAGGGCATGACACAGGGCGTTATCGATTACCTAATGTGGCATCACTTTGGCCGCAATCCGGAGGAGCGTAATCATGACTTGGTGCAGATGTACAAGCAGCACTTTGAGCGAGGCGTTAATCCGACCAACCTGGCCATGCTTATCAATGCGTACATTCATCGCAATGACCTCCATTTGGCGCGCACTCCACCGGGCACTCCGGGCACCGAGACGGCGGCCACCACACTGAAGATGCCGGTGATTAATATCACGGGTTCGCTGTCACCGCATGTGGAGGATACAGTGACCTTCAATGGCCGCCTGGATCCCACAAACTCATCGTGGATGAAG ATTTCCGATTGCGCTTTGGTGCTGGAGGAGCAGCCGGCCAAGCTGGCCGAAGCCTTCCGGCTCTTCTTGCAGGGCGAGGGCTACG ctgttGGCACACTGCAAAAGTTGGCGCGCAAAATCTCAACGGCCAGTCGGAGCAGTTCCACGCAAATTGAGCTCAGTGTGCAGTGA
- the MESK2 gene encoding protein NDRG3 isoform X7 — MPQSEGGYVSLPAVNGNGSAIYQSTTEPTAPPSVFESMKRALGQAIKSSPNDSEELLRTERQPVIVGVGARDRDKSGKTLTTKMPSAPTHTAEEAHLLGTMPVDPMDDIELRSVQLQFPNARGSILEACEQRRVPTDKGDVHVAIQGDTAKPAIVTYHDLGLNYATSFAGFFNFPVMRGLLENFCVYHVTAPGQEEGAPTLPEDYVYPTMDDLAAQLLFVLSHFGLKSVIGFGVGAGANILARFAHAHPDKVGALCLINCVSTQSGWIEWGYQSFNARFLRTKGMTQGVIDYLMWHHFGRNPEERNHDLVQMYKQHFERGVNPTNLAMLINAYIHRNDLHLARTPPGTPGTETAATTLKMPVINITGSLSPHVEDTVTFNGRLDPTNSSWMKISDCALVLEEQPAKLAEAFRLFLQGEGYVSEKPQ; from the exons ATGCCACAGTCCGAGGGCGGCTATGTATCGCTGCCGGCCgtcaatggcaatggcagtgCCATCTATCAGTCTACCACAGAGCCCACGGCCCCGCCTTCGGTCTTTGAGAGCATGAAGCGGGCGCTTGGCCAGGCCATCAAGTCCTCGCCAAATGACAGCGAGGAGCTGCTCCGCACGGAGCGCCAGCCGGTCATCGTTGGCGTTGGCGCCAG AGACCGCGACAAATCCGGTAAGACACTGACCACCAAGATGCCGTCAGCACCAACACACACTGCCGAGGAGGCACACCTGCTGGG CACTATGCCCGTTGATCCCATGGATGACATCGAACTGCGCTCTGTGCAGCTGCAATTCCCCAATGCCCGCGGCTCCATTCTGGAGGCCTGCGAACAGCGACGTGTGCCCACAGACAAGGGCGATGTCCATGTGGCCATACAGGGCGATACGGCCAAGCCGGCCATTGTTACCTACCACGATTTGGGCCTCAACT ATGCCACCAGCTTTGCTGGCTTCTTCAACTTTCCAGTGATGCGAGGCTTGCTGGAGAACTTTTGTGTTTACCATGTGACAGCTCCTGGGCAGGAAGAGGGTGCTCCCACTTTGCCAGAGGA CTACGTATATCCTACCATGGATGATCTGGCCGCCCAGCTGCTTTTCGTGCTCTCACACTTTGGCTTGAAGTCGGTGATTGGCTTTGGTGTGGGCGCTGGCGCCAATATTCTGGCACGTTTCGCCCATGCCCATCCGGACAAGGTGGGCGCTCTGTGCCTGATCAACTGCGTGTCCACGCAGTCGGGCTGGATCGAGTGGGGTTATCAGAGCTTCAATGCCCGCTTCTTGCGCACCAAGGGCATGACACAGGGCGTTATCGATTACCTAATGTGGCATCACTTTGGCCGCAATCCGGAGGAGCGTAATCATGACTTGGTGCAGATGTACAAGCAGCACTTTGAGCGAGGCGTTAATCCGACCAACCTGGCCATGCTTATCAATGCGTACATTCATCGCAATGACCTCCATTTGGCGCGCACTCCACCGGGCACTCCGGGCACCGAGACGGCGGCCACCACACTGAAGATGCCGGTGATTAATATCACGGGTTCGCTGTCACCGCATGTGGAGGATACAGTGACCTTCAATGGCCGCCTGGATCCCACAAACTCATCGTGGATGAAG ATTTCCGATTGCGCTTTGGTGCTGGAGGAGCAGCCGGCCAAGCTGGCCGAAGCCTTCCGGCTCTTCTTGCAGGGCGAGGGCTACG TGTCCGAAAAACCTCAGTAG
- the MESK2 gene encoding protein NDRG3 isoform X8: protein MPQSEGGYVSLPAVNGNGSAIYQSTTEPTAPPSVFESMKRALGQAIKSSPNDSEELLRTERQPVIVGVGASTMPVDPMDDIELRSVQLQFPNARGSILEACEQRRVPTDKGDVHVAIQGDTAKPAIVTYHDLGLNYATSFAGFFNFPVMRGLLENFCVYHVTAPGQEEGAPTLPEDYVYPTMDDLAAQLLFVLSHFGLKSVIGFGVGAGANILARFAHAHPDKVGALCLINCVSTQSGWIEWGYQSFNARFLRTKGMTQGVIDYLMWHHFGRNPEERNHDLVQMYKQHFERGVNPTNLAMLINAYIHRNDLHLARTPPGTPGTETAATTLKMPVINITGSLSPHVEDTVTFNGRLDPTNSSWMKISDCALVLEEQPAKLAEAFRLFLQGEGYAKFFRPDDWDSVQSSSFLHTKVTME, encoded by the exons ATGCCACAGTCCGAGGGCGGCTATGTATCGCTGCCGGCCgtcaatggcaatggcagtgCCATCTATCAGTCTACCACAGAGCCCACGGCCCCGCCTTCGGTCTTTGAGAGCATGAAGCGGGCGCTTGGCCAGGCCATCAAGTCCTCGCCAAATGACAGCGAGGAGCTGCTCCGCACGGAGCGCCAGCCGGTCATCGTTGGCGTTGGCGCCAG CACTATGCCCGTTGATCCCATGGATGACATCGAACTGCGCTCTGTGCAGCTGCAATTCCCCAATGCCCGCGGCTCCATTCTGGAGGCCTGCGAACAGCGACGTGTGCCCACAGACAAGGGCGATGTCCATGTGGCCATACAGGGCGATACGGCCAAGCCGGCCATTGTTACCTACCACGATTTGGGCCTCAACT ATGCCACCAGCTTTGCTGGCTTCTTCAACTTTCCAGTGATGCGAGGCTTGCTGGAGAACTTTTGTGTTTACCATGTGACAGCTCCTGGGCAGGAAGAGGGTGCTCCCACTTTGCCAGAGGA CTACGTATATCCTACCATGGATGATCTGGCCGCCCAGCTGCTTTTCGTGCTCTCACACTTTGGCTTGAAGTCGGTGATTGGCTTTGGTGTGGGCGCTGGCGCCAATATTCTGGCACGTTTCGCCCATGCCCATCCGGACAAGGTGGGCGCTCTGTGCCTGATCAACTGCGTGTCCACGCAGTCGGGCTGGATCGAGTGGGGTTATCAGAGCTTCAATGCCCGCTTCTTGCGCACCAAGGGCATGACACAGGGCGTTATCGATTACCTAATGTGGCATCACTTTGGCCGCAATCCGGAGGAGCGTAATCATGACTTGGTGCAGATGTACAAGCAGCACTTTGAGCGAGGCGTTAATCCGACCAACCTGGCCATGCTTATCAATGCGTACATTCATCGCAATGACCTCCATTTGGCGCGCACTCCACCGGGCACTCCGGGCACCGAGACGGCGGCCACCACACTGAAGATGCCGGTGATTAATATCACGGGTTCGCTGTCACCGCATGTGGAGGATACAGTGACCTTCAATGGCCGCCTGGATCCCACAAACTCATCGTGGATGAAG ATTTCCGATTGCGCTTTGGTGCTGGAGGAGCAGCCGGCCAAGCTGGCCGAAGCCTTCCGGCTCTTCTTGCAGGGCGAGGGCTACG CCAAGTTCTTCAGACCCGACGACTGGGACAGTGTTCAGTCTAGCAGTTTTTTGCATACAAAAGTCACTATGGAGTAA